DNA sequence from the Synergistaceae bacterium genome:
ACTCCTTTCTCAAACTAAAATAAGACTCCTGACCTGATTCAATAGGGCCGGGAGTTTTATTTTTTTACTTTATGCGGTAGATAAAATTATCGTGGGCGGGCGGGTGGGAAGGACTCACTATGCGGCGGGGAATAACTTTATTATCTCTTGAATAAAATTTTACGCATAACCGAGTCGCTTTAAAGCAAGATTATTTTTACGCCATCCCGGAATTATTTTCACCCATAAATCAAGAAATACAGGCAGCCCCGTTATTTGTTCGAGTGAATTTCTTGACGACTCGCCTATTTTCTTAATCATTGAGCCTCCCGCACCGATTAAAATTTTTTTCTGGCCTTCAGTCTCTGTGATAAGTGAAGCGCGTATATATAATTTTTTCCTGTCAGGGAATTCGTCGGGGCTCTTATACTCGTCAATCTCAACGGCGACTCTGTGAGGTATCTCGTCACGCAGTAACATTAAAATTTTTTCGCGTATAATTTCACTTGCCATAAATCTTTCTGTCGTGTCCATTAATATATCAGGGTCATAAATGGGCTGGCCTTCAGGAAGTAAATTTTTCAATATATTAATCAGCTCATCAAGACCGCGCTTAAGTTTTGCCGAGATTGCTATTTTATGTCTGAACGCGCAAATTTTTATGTATTGTCCGAGTGCCTGCGCCGGGTTGAACTTGTCAGATTTATTTATGACGAGTATAACGGGCTTTGATTTAACAAGTTCGGCCATGTGAAAATCT
Encoded proteins:
- the era gene encoding GTPase Era — protein: MKCGTVAVIGRPNAGKSSLINALLKTHAVIISPKPQTTRNLIRCIYNDSDSQIIFTDTPGIFNNSDKLGDFLNNSILDAIEECDLILWLVDAGTKNLDSQDFHMAELVKSKPVILVINKSDKFNPAQALGQYIKICAFRHKIAISAKLKRGLDELINILKNLLPEGQPIYDPDILMDTTERFMASEIIREKILMLLRDEIPHRVAVEIDEYKSPDEFPDRKKLYIRASLITETEGQKKILIGAGGSMIKKIGESSRNSLEQITGLPVFLDLWVKIIPGWRKNNLALKRLGYA